The Gossypium hirsutum isolate 1008001.06 chromosome D02, Gossypium_hirsutum_v2.1, whole genome shotgun sequence region aacgtggacgcgatttcccggaaaatggaccattccgataaataataaaaaaatcggcccatttcggtaaattttgaaaaaaaaagagatttttcTAGTAAATTTCCCCAACATTTTCAATAAACATAGTTACAATAAAAATATGCGATTTaatcttaaattattattataaaaatatttaaaactttatattcgatgataaaaaatttaaaataaaaatgcccTGGATTGACTCTATGTATATTGGTTATATTTATTGTTGCTCTACATTAATCGATGTTGCTacattataacttttttttactaataattttaaattttaatactatatagcataataatttatttattaacatgaTTTTAGAATGTCCATATATATGATATTCATCTATACATGATTTTGGTATATTGTATATTTGgcataaaaatagatataattattaatttcatccccattttactaaattttcaaaatttgattctcaatactttacaaaaaaaattgataagtTAGTCCAATTTATAATGCCACCAAATATTACTTTAAATTGTTGATCTAGAAATTAATAGATCAACAATTTATATGTAATGAATTAACAAAAATCCATATTTCAGCAATTTATATGGAATAAACTAACAAAAATTAGTAGCTAAAGTTTATGTATTTACCAACAACTAGAGTAATTTCTCAATTATCTTAAAATActatgattaaattataataaattaaagctaaaaagactaatttttaatttttgtaaaataaagagatgaatttcataattaaaaaaaatgaaacatgggTAACATGAAAATAAGTTATGAATAAAgccataattttaatttatttcacaaattaataaTCTTACgcaacataatatatatatacatatatatatatataacaaggtTTTGGTGCAATTCTTGACCACTGCATAGCTTAGCAGTTGTCACTAATAATGAGCTCACACATCATCAATTTTTAAAACAAGTTAATGTATACAGCTATTGAATTTCCATGTCAAGAAATTTATGTTTAGATGTATAATTTTGCATAgataattcatatttaatttttagtaattCCGATTGCATTAAAAAGTCAGCACCAAATAATTTCCAAATACTTCAATTTTTGAAGTGGGACTTCAAGCTTATCTAATCATATATTTTGATCAAGCTTGTCGTTCTCAATCACTAAAATGTCCCCCCTCCCCAATCTATTATCCATTAAATAAGGGATAAAATGATCTTCTTTAAAAGCATATCTCTATCTATTCGAATGTATGTCTAATCAAAGTCCCCAATAATTTCATTGGGGAATCGACGAATTATGCTGATTATAAACCACTTAAAAAAACAAgcaagcaaaaaagaaaaaggtcaTTCTTAACAAATACATGGCAGAAGCAAATGTCATGATTCAACAATGGAGTTCAATTAGGATTAGTAACATTAAGCTTAAAGTAGAGCAtcataatttgttatttttaaactagcttttaacttattttaattggtttttaatCAATTCGATCAATTTTTAAAGGTTCAAtcgatttttatatattttggtatcgAATGAATCTGTTGGACCACTGATTTTTGGTTCAATTGACAATCTAATCTGATTCTGGCAATTATGGACTAGTAatcatatgcatacatatatactagcttatttgatttttttgggAAAATATGTTGGAATTTTATTCAAATAGATCAAATACAATGCACAATCAACAAACCATCCATAAAATTGGGCCAAAACAAATCTAAATACCAGCAACAGAAACGAAGAAAGGCTCTAGAAGCACCTAAGCCTCAGCTAATGAAATTAAAGTATTTCTTCTCCTGAAAAGCAACAAAAGGTGTTTAAGGCCTGTCGGTAGAagattcatttcctttttcaaataacCTTTAACCCTTTTAACTCATGCAATAGTTTTCTTTCCAAACTCTTCCCCTACCCAAACTCCCTACcttgaaataaaaaaggaaataagaaaCCCTCCCTCCTTCAATCCCTATCCACTTCCTCTCTGGAAAAAATAGGAACTCCATCTTGTAGACAAAATTGTACCCTTCGCTTTAAGCCTTCAATAGCCAATAAGTGGGCAACATCATTCGTCGATCTCTAAACATATTGCAACTTGCAAGTGTGAAAACTTTTGCTTAaaccttttccatttcttatgaAAGCCCCGATCTTAGATTTATCCTCATcatctctttttaattttctgATAATAGAGAGAGCATCTCCTTCAACTTTATCCTTCACAAACCCCAAATTTAGGCCTAAAAGCATACTTTGGATATATGCAAGGGCTTCTACGGCAAAAGCAGAAGGTACATTTTCATTTATAGCCACTTTAGAACCCAAAACTTCACCCTCTAAGTCTCTAATAACAATTCTTGAACAAGAATTTACTTTCGTTTTTCTTATAAGATGCATCCAAGTTTATTTTGACGAACGAGTTCTCCACAAGCCTCTGTTTCTCTGTTTTCATTCTGCTAGAAAGTTTGGAACTAGAAATCccatcaatttcacatacatatttttttatagagttTACTACTGCTAATCCTGATCTCCTTTGCCCCACATATAGCCATTTGTTTCGCTTAATCCATATAGCCTAACTCACACAGACAAACAATCGGTACTGAGTGATCAAATCATTTTCAAAAAACCAGGTAACCTATTCCATGAACTCCATATCTATCACCAAACCTGTCTattgaaaattcattatatccTAAATTTCCTTCAACACAAGGAAATCCCTCAAAGCATGTTCTCTGGATTAAATCTCGCTTGTGCATCACAGGTATAAAGTTGAATTAACTAGTCTTTTATACTATAGATTACAAAAAGtaggtagaatttttttttgtaaatctcTAGAACCTAATCTTTAATTTTGAGGGAAGTTTCATACCCCacaattttttgtaaaaatttgcaTGCTCCATCTGGTCTTTTGTATGATTAGTCTCAATAGGATACTGTAATAGAAACTTATAGGCACTACGAACAGTAAACTCCCCAGACTCATTCCCTTTCCAGACTAGGAAGTCTTCATGCTGGAAATTTGATAATAGGATGTTTAGGATTCAACTAGCATCCCATCGCTAAAGGTTTTCCTTATCAAATCCTCTTTCCAACTTCTTGTATTATTGTCAATAAGTTCAGCCACCATAAGAGTATTAGGACATCTCTCACtgttttaaattttgtaattcgCAGTTCCTTACATCTATACAGCCTCCTTTGCTAAGATTTAAGATCTAGTCCCTACTCGCCAGCATAAGCCATTCTGAAGAATTCCTTTGGCCACTCAGATGCTCTTCCAAGTATATGAAGGTATATTTCCTAACCTTGAATTTAGAAAATCCGTATCTGGATAGTACTTAGCTTTCAAAGTGCGCACAAGTAAcgaattcaaaaaattaatcaatcaCCATCCTTGTTTCACTAATACAGATAAATTAAATTTGGCAAGACTACGAAATCCCAATCCACCATTCTCTTTTAACTCATAAAGCTTCTTCCATTCACACTAGTGGATCCCCCTTATGCCTTTCCCTTTTAGCTACCAAAAATTCGCACAAATATTCTCCATATCACCACAAAGCaattttggtaataaaaaaacaTGACATTGGGTAAGTAGGAATGGCCTGTAGAATTAATTTTATGAAAACTTCCTTACCCCTTCACGATAAATGTCTAACACTCCAGTTGTCTATCTTGCTCTCCATATGGTTTTTTAACAGTTGAAAGGCCAATCTCTTCCCCTGCCCTACCATGTTAGGCAATTCGAGATATCTTTCAAGATTTGTGGAATTTCGAACATTCAAGACTTATGATACCAAATACCTCATTTGAGCAGTtgtatttgaaatataaaaagcaGTGGACTTTTCATAATTAACACATTGTCCAGACGCCTCTTTATATTCCTTTAGAATTCTTTTAAAAGTTTGTGCCCCCTTCAGTGAAGCCTCCCCAAAAAAGATGCAATCATTGGCAAATAGTAAATGGAAAATCTATGGACCTCTGCGACTTACTCTAACCTCCTTACCCAACCCTTTTTCTTTAGCCAAATGCATTAATGACGATAGACCTTCACTATACACTAGAAATAAATAAGGGCTCAATGGGTTTCCTTGCCTCAAACCTCTAGTGGGACAAAATTGTTCCCCCTATCTCCCATTAATCACAATTGAATAAGATACTGAACTTATACAATGAATAATGAATTCCAACCATGAATTAGCAAAGCCTATTTTCAGCAACAACTGGCGTAAGAAGTACTATTCTACCCGATCATATGCTTTGCTCATATCCAACAACACCAGAAGCccttttcttcttgttcttttttGTTTATATGCATGAAAGACTTCATAAGCAAGAAGAAAATTATTAGTAATTAGTCTGCCCGGAACAAAAGCACTTTGGGCCTCATCTATAAAACATTCTAAAACTTGTTGGAGACGATTTGcaacaattttagaaataattttattagCATTGTACAAAGACTTATAGGTTTTCGTAGGTTGAACAATTTTCGAAATTAACATAATATTTGTAACATTTAGAGGTTTTAGTGACATACCTACATTTAGTATTTTAAGACAGAAATTGCTCAAATCAGGCCCAATAATGTGCCAAAATTGTTGGTAAAAAACCATAAAAAGCCATCATTTCTCACTACTTTTGTTGGCCCCATACCTTTCAGAGTAGCTAAAACCTCCTTAGCAGTATACCATACCAATAACATTTGATTCACATCCTCCCTTATTCGTTGCTCCACTTCAGATAATATATGCTCCACTTCTCCCACACTTTTCgtagaaaaaatattttcaaaatattttcgaGCAATATCCTTCATCTCGctctttatatttataatttctccCACTTCAGTTTTCAAACTCTTGATACGATTGATATGTCTCCTTTGCAATGCAAATTTATGGAAGAACGCAGTATTCCTATCCCCCCATTTTTCAACCAGTTTGCTCAAGCCCTTTATTCCCAATACACTTATTCCTACTTCATCTCCCAATTAAGATGAAGTTTCACATCAATAATTTTGGAAAGCTTATCATCAACCCCTGCCGCTtcagttaaaattttcaatttttgatttaaAACTTTTGTTGCCCCAACCCGTTTCTCCTTAATGTTCTTTTCCCATACCAGCAATGCATTTTTAAACGCATCCAATTTTGCTAGGACATCACCCATAATTGAATCCCATACACGTCACACCAATTCTTCACAAGAATATTCAAAAATCCATTAAGCTTAAAGCCTAAACTTTCTACATTTTCTCCCTGTTTCTGTGACTAATCTGTTTGAATTAAAAGAGGGTAATGATCCGAAAAAGAGTGGGGCAAATGCTCAATTGAAAAATTAGGAAAACTATTCAACCATTGAGAATTGACCACCCATTTATCCAACTGCTCTCCTATATTTTTCTATGGTAGATTCCTTCTTTCCCAAGTAAGCCAAGGACTCGAAAAGCCCCTATCCACCAACTCACATTCCTCTAAAGTCTTACGAAAATTCTCCATACATTTTTCCTCCTTTAGCATTCCTTTAGACTTTTAATGAGAATATAAAATCTCGTTGAAATCTCTACATACAATCCATGGTAAGTCATGATTTCTCCTTAGGCGTCGAAGAATTTTCCCAACTTTCCTCTTTGTTTCTGACATTCGGAGCCTCATAAAACCCCGTTGATCTCTATTTCAAATTTGCTTCTGCTTCTTGAATATTTGCATCTATATGATTCATCGACTACAAATATTAACCAAGTCATTACCATTCTATGCCAAATTAAGTTCTCCTAGAACTATCCGCACTCACATCCATCCCATTATTAAAACCACATTTTTGACGAACGTTCTTCATTCTCCTTCCATCCAATTTTGTCTCCATTAAGAAGACAATTTGGGGATTAATAGCCTTCATCATAAACCAAATTCGTTGAATAGCTCCAATACTCCCCAATCCGTGGacattcaaacatataattttcaTGGCGCATGGCTGGCATGCCCCTTGCTAACTACCGATAAATTGTTAGAATGAGCATTTTGTTGCTCAATCGGTGCTCCTATTAAATCAGCCACTTCTAAAACATTAGGGACCACTAAATTTGTTCTAGGCCTTTTCTTCCCTTCCACTTTCCCAattggatcttcttcaaaatcatGTTCCATACTATTACGGCTCAGTCCATCAAAAAATCCAGATTGATTCCTCGTATCATGATCTGGATGTCCTTCCAAGTTGAAACCCAACATCAAATTAATATTAGTCCACGTATCACTCctaaaattatttcttttattactcTTCGATCCATGCACGTTCCATTTCTTTCCTTAGAAACTCCATCCCCTTCCTCACGCACCCATACACTACTCACGATTGTGGCTCTCCTCATCTGCGCTTACAAGGACAAATCCCATCCAAAATCCGTAACATCTCCCTAATATAATCAAACTGGACAAAACTTATCATTGTAGCTCAAACAGCCACATAAGAAATAGAAAAGAGTAAGTTTCTCATACAGAAAATTCACATAAGTGAATTTCGATGATGGGAGCACAATCTTCTTCCTTCTCTTTAGTGGCTTCCTTACATCAAGCTCTACTCGGATCCTAAGATAAATCTTCAATCCTCGATTTATCTACTTAGAATCATATTCCATAAAGCTTCCAATAAAATTTCGCAATTGCATGGCCACTGTCTCCGAAAAGAAGCCTGAAGGTAAATCATGGATTTGCAcccaaaaagttgaaaaaaatagAGGGACCTATAGTGGATCTTCGCCATTCTCCAAACAGTGAATTATTATAAGATGGTTGTTAAATGCCCAAGGAGATCCTTGGACCACTCAATCAACATCCATTTCATGGAAAAACTTAAATAAGAATCTCGTCACACCCAGATCTAAGATCTGAACCCCACCTAACGGATGCCACAAATTTGCCATTGTGTTCTTCATTGCCTAACAATAAACAATGCTTGCTGCTAGAAACTAGCCTGCCAAACAATGTTCATATGTCAATTTTTGTAACCTCGGATCAATCGACAATAACAACGCATCTTCTTCTTTCCCATCCTCAAAATTTAGCCCTGTCATCTTTTCCTCCATGGCGGAAACTCTCACACAGCAGATATCCAATTCCTACTTTCTTAGAAAAGTACCCTGAGAAATCCagacaaaagaataaaaaacaaaagacAAGAAGAAAAAGCAGGACGTGCTACAATAAGCAAAGAAAATTCACTTATTTggaaaattaaattcaatatattaaaagaaagaaatttttaaaattaagttaaaaaggaAATTAAGATAACAACATAATATATGCTCTATACTTACATAAAACTTATAATTGAATTGAGTTGAAAATGCCAAAAACAACTTTATTCAATTATAGCCCacagaaatataaaattttaaatattttaattattttctttaaaattgaaaGGTTTTTTTGGTTGACCTTAAAATTGTAAGTTATTTCATATGCATGATAATATACATACTTATCTATATATACAAACTAACTTAATTTTTAAACCCATCACTCatcctttcaatttttttcttttataattatgtttttacatcatatttttataatatatgagGTGATCATAAATTCAACCCTtaatgattaaaatttaatattttctactaaagtcaataaaaaataaagtttaataaaatatattttatattgagaagtaattttatattaattaattacgaaaaaatatgtttatattaattatattatgaaaaaaaaagttacattAAGGAcgtaatgaaagaaaaaaatggagaaaaatcataaattctatCAATAAAAGTATCCATGTAATGTTATATGTTGCGGACATATAACCGCTCCCTAAATGAAAATAGCTATAAGTTGTTAATGTATATACTTTATAGCCGTCAATCTTAGTTTTGTATTATTAGAAATATAAAAAgggttatttaaaattaaataatattgaactttaataaaaacatttatattgaaaatatttataagtaaTGTGTTAACCAAAAATATAATCCtctaataacaatttaataaataCATATAAGCACTCATTAATTGAACTCTAGTCTTATTTGGAAAgttgatataattattttttgtataaGTAATCACTGAATTGAATGTAATTAAAACAATCGTATTATGTTtgtacataattttattttttaaattaatttttatagtattttaattttaggatatatattttatttttaaatataattatatgttatacTGCTTAAATAATAGCAAAATCTTATTGACGAGATAATTTCTTATACATTTGGAGCtactaaataattaactaaattacatagtatttattataaattatttatactattttttatgaaattatatatattatttattattaattatttatacttgATTAAGGACCAATTGATCACAATGAGTATATGTTTAATGTTAAAAAGAGAATAACACAAAAAATATTGAATGTtagagtaattaaataaaattgcattagaatatttattttcttattaattttattagtaaTCGTATTACAGAATAATTTTTTGGACTAACATATTATAtaagatgatttgattttaaattttgtacTTGCTTATAGAATTTGTGGCTAAGTATTAGCTCACCAtttctataataaataatattttctaaaatttatattatatagttgtataattataatttgtattacataaataagattattttaattttttaaacccaaaatttaactttaataataacatatacaaaaattgaaaataaaaaatccaaGATGTACAATCTTATCTATACACGTAAACTGCGGCATAAAACCCAGATAAGACCAAATAAGAAGCATACACAGCCGTTTTCCACTTTTTGCTTTTTCTCAAAGAAAAACAGCCAACATGCATAGCCGATGATCGCACACGTGAGCGAGATGCTTGATAAAGAAAGTCAATTCCTTTCTACATCAGATCAACCGTGTACGTGCTGGCTACAACACCTTATAAaaactctctcttttcttttttctaataaaataatattaaacaaataaaactcTAAACCCTTGTTAACGAAACGGCACCGAAGCTTATAGAAGGAGACGCGTCTTAACACCTACCCTTTTTTCGAATTacaaacatcattttcatcatctacTACTACTATTATGCAGTAACTTtgtgtttaattaattaattttgtttactctctctctctctccccttCTTTTCTATAAATACCCAATTCCATGTCCTTACAATTTCAGCTTCTctctcaattttctttctttttttgttgcctTTTTACCTGTAAATATACTCCAATTTTACGATAATCAGTTTCTTTATACTCCGAAGAAGCCTCTCTCCCAGGATTGTTTCTATAatttacaaaagaaaaaataataataactggTTAATTTCGTCAGGGGCTAAGCTTGTTTGCTTCCATAAATTGTTCTATTTACTTCTTTCAATTTATTGGTTCTGGGTATTCTTGGTTCTTGTTCGAtcgtttattttcaatttgtttgaGGATGGTTTGCATGGTTTCTCGCACTGGAAGGCACTTGCAGCGATACGATAACCTAGGCCGCCGCCAAGTTGTCGGGTGAGTATTTTCATGATGAAGAGAGTTTGATTTGCttcatcctttttttttatttattctcatCTAGAGAAATTTTATTTGTTCCATTATCTTTAATTTTTCTGGGTTCCtgttgaaaattttgttcttttctGAATTGGGGCCTGACATTTTTGGTCAGAAATTTCATGCTAGGAGCCTTGGACTGTTTCCATTTTATtgtataaagagaaaaaaaaacaaatctttTTTCTTGGGATGAATGATGGCAAAACTCATTTCTTCAATTTCGACGATTGCAGTTGCATTCCCTATAGATACAAATCTAGCAGTGATGGAACCATGACTGATGACTTGGAGGTACTTGTGATCTCCTCCCAGAAATGTCAAAAAATGATGTTTCCCAAGGTATAAAGATTCAGTAATGTTtcaaaaaagttaattaaaacTCTTGTTTACTCTGTCAAATCATGCATTAATAATTATTGTGGTGGTGTTTGGTATTAATTCTCAGGGTGGCTGGGAGCTTGATGAATCTAGAGAAGAAGCTGCATTAAGAGAGTCACTTGAAGAAGCTGGTGTTCTAGGCAATGTTGAGGTTACTATTTAATTCAACTGTTCATTAATCATTGTTTAAGAATCCCAACGTTTCTCGAACTGAAAttcttattaatatttatatacttttaaaacaGTGTGAACTGGGGAAGTGGGACTTCATAAGCAAAAGCCATGGCACATTTTATGAAGGTTATATGTTCCCTTTGCTAGTGAAAGAAGAACTTGATTTCTGGCCTGAGCAAAATCTGAGACAAAGGACATGGGTAAAGCTTTTGTTACTGTTCTTCACTTCTTCCATTGAACACTTGAAAATGACTTCCGAGTTTCAGTTCATTGATTTGCTTTTTCGTTTTATTGTGTTCAGATGAATGTTAAAGAAGCCAGGGATGTGTGCCAGCATTGGTGGATGAAGGAAGCTTTAGACATATTGGTTGAAAGACTCAACTCATTAAAGCAGCAAAATGAACAAAATTATCCCAACATCTGCTCTGATTTAGTGGCAAAGATTAGTAGTTTGTAAAATATGGGGGGCATTTTTCCGAGGCTGTTTAGATTTGAATCTTCTGTTGAAAACAAAGGAGGATCAGCAACCAGCAGTGCTTATGGCCAATTATGTTGGCTACCAAATACAGTCACTCACAGCTGGGTAAAATGTTAGGAAAATAACTGTAATTTTTTGGATGTTGGGTTGCACTGCTAGTTGCAGCTTCTTAGGAAGCACTTAATATGAGAAATTAGTGGGAAAAAAGGGAGGGAAGAACCCTAAATGAAGAGATTTTGTATCAAGTTGTATATTTGGCCGTTGAAGTTTAATCTACTTGAATGTAAATCAGTTATCAATTATAATATCTttgaaaattcaataatttaatcgCACAAATCTTTGAAATTTTTGAGTACAAAAAGAAGAAAACTGGACTAATTAAATCGCACAAATCTCAAGGCTGGTACAAGTTCAATAATTTTCAAGCATTTAAGGCACCACTTGGGGGAGCACGTTCTAACCATGTGAGGTCCCCAATTGCTTGGCTTTTGAAAGAGAAATCGCTTTCATTTCAGAATTAGCTGAGTGGAACCTTATCTTATTTATGTGACGTTTGGTTTTAATATGCCCAGAATTGCTTGGCTTTTGAAAGAGAATCGCTTTCATTCCGGAAGTTCCAAAACTAAGAAGGCATCAAGGCCAAAACGTCATCTCTCAAGACAACCAACATGCTCGTCTTTCATTGGAAGGCGATACCATCACAAGGACCCCCTAAGAAGACACCAATAGCCACTTCAGAAATTTGGATGGAACTTGAAGGGGATAGACACCAAACCTTCTCAAGTAGAGGCAGCCACTGGATTTGAGTTACATGGTCCCTCCATACTGTAGCATCCAAGGAAATAGTAGAAAGTTGGGGAGTGTACACACTGGAGGACCCGTTTAAATTCATAGTTGGAATCCAATCGGATTGGTCAGATGGAATTGAAATCAGTTGGTATACATATTAGAATAAAGAGGTTGAATTGGTTGGACCATGAACCACTCTAAACTGGTTGGAccaagttttatattttttagtatatatttgttttactttttaaaattttatgaattttttaataatttatttaattgaactcaACTAATGGTCGAATCGGTTGGACAACGAACGGTGGCTTGACTGGTTCAACAATTGTTCCGATTCCAAAAACCATTTTAATGCATTCTAGGATGGGCTGAAACTCATTAAATTAATTTCACCAAAGCTGtcaatttcaaagtttaaaagATCAATTGTCTTGCAACGAATTTTTGGGTGAGATTTAGATACTTATAGGTTGAGATGTCTCATATGGATGAAAAATTAGTCTCTTAACTTTGAAATGCAATTTGAAGTATCTTATTTTGACTTCAAAAGCTCAAGATATGATCATTTTGGTAAAAACTACGCTAGCAGAATTTTTTGGACATGATTAAAGTGGCACTACActaaaacaggcttttagcggcgcttggacaaaaaacaccactaaaaatcaagcattagcgacgcttttacaaaaacgccgctaaagatcgagcattagcggcgcatttTTAAAAACGCAGCTAAGAATAAGCATTAGTGGCATTttccaaaaagcgccgcaaaaaacctatgCCCAACGCCGAGTTTTTGGggtatttagcggcgtttttcagaaGCGCCGCTAAACTCgggcctttagcggcatttttcagaagcgccgctaatgctcaagcctttagcggcgtttttttaaaagcgcctctaatgctcgggcctttagcggcgttttttcaaaaGCGCTAATGGTggactttagcggcgtttttgaaaaagtgccgctaataataaaatctaaaaccatttcaattatctcattctttgatatcttctcaagtaatgtttcaattatattcttttattataagttgaaaaaattaatatttcgttgtatttattatatattggtcaaatttacatttaaatgataacaattaatattgtttaacacaaaatgtttttattaaagagaagtcctaactcctaactatttatttttatttttcaatcacagtttagtactagaaaaatatattaaattatgagtaaaataaaatatcataaaacttaaattgttgtgttgtaaagaataaaaaatagaataaatttttataagaataataaattttgatagttCGACTAAATAATCAAAGAAAGTAATATAAAACACCAAATATcatgataaataatattatatattgataattttattaccaaaaataattttatatttagttaatCAAACATAAACACAAGAATGACCTAATAGTACCTACTGATCAAGAGTAAGAattgaaaatgaatgaaaagggACAAATGAGGTTGTTACTTGGTCTAATACCAACTAGAAATTAATACTAGGTTTTTTAGGCTGAGAAAGGGTTAtaggaaaatattataaatattgaaattcgaataaaatttattaaatattgaattttagaaaataattaagtgaAGTTGGGATTCAATTTAGCTAGTAGAGTCGGTGGGGTTAGTTGGACGATTTGCTCCCGAAAAGAAAAAGTTGTTTGTTTTTTCTTGATAATAAAAAGTGTTAGCTGGGTCTCGAGTCT contains the following coding sequences:
- the LOC107909879 gene encoding nudix hydrolase 18, mitochondrial, with amino-acid sequence MVCMVSRTGRHLQRYDNLGRRQVVGCIPYRYKSSSDGTMTDDLEVLVISSQKCQKMMFPKGGWELDESREEAALRESLEEAGVLGNVECELGKWDFISKSHGTFYEGYMFPLLVKEELDFWPEQNLRQRTWMNVKEARDVCQHWWMKEALDILVERLNSLKQQNEQNYPNICSDLVAKISSL